From Phocoena sinus isolate mPhoSin1 chromosome 16, mPhoSin1.pri, whole genome shotgun sequence:
TCACAGTGCTACTTCCCTGTTCCTCAACTCTGCCACCAGAGACTGTGGTTTGTAAGAAAACCCATATTCATCACTTTGGGGCAACAGTTTTTAGCTCATGGGAACAGGAAACATCTCTAGGAATGAAAGCACAAGGGTCAatgatccagggcttccctggtggcgcagtggctgagagtccgcctgccgatgcaggcgacacgggttcgtgccccggtccgggaagatcccacatgccgcggagcggctgggcccgtgagccatggccgctgagcctgtgctccgcaacgggagaggccacagcagtgagaggcccgcgtaccaccaaaaaaaaaaaaggtcaatgaTCCAGATTTCCCACAACAATCATTATTTATATGCAGCAACAATATATGACAGGTAAAGAGTTTATTATATAGttccaaaaatcttttaaaaagggcTAGAGAACACAAAATTCATTCATAAAGAGAATGTATATAATTAaatgagcaaaaacaaaaaagttattcTTTCCATATTACAAATGCCTTTATAGGATAAGGCCCTGGGAAAAGACCTCAAATCTGGGACTCCTTTCCCGTATTAAGTGTCTGGCACAACCCAGAAGCTGTCATGAGACTGACAGTTAGCTTAAAGGTTTCTGGAAGTGGTCCCATGACTTTTCTGTCTGGCTTGAACACAGTGTACACAAATGGTGTCTTAAACTGCGTAAACTCAGGCCTAACTACAGGGCACACTGATTCAAGAAAGTTAAtcttcagattaaaaaaacatcCAGATGAAACAGATCTCCCATAGCCACAGGCTAACTCTGTCATCCTCTCATGTAAGTTTAAATCCACTGGCTGCCTAGGAAGTCAGTGGAATAATCCTGATCTCCTAGTTGAGGTGAAAGCTGCGGAACAACTTAGATTTCAGCATCTCAgggccaggagggaaggaggcaaagATGACCAAGGGTGCTTTCTAGGTTACTCCTTGATCCACCCAGTGGGCTCCTGATGAGTGTTGAGAAGGAGAACCCGTGGGCCAGTAACCATGGCAGCCCCAGGATCTGACCTTCAAGCAGAGGTACCGGGGCAAATGAATGTACCCCaaatccagttttaaaaataaaaacctcctGCAGTTATGATACAACACTGTGCAGTGAACAGCTAGGAACTGGATGCTGCTTCTATTTCTGGTTAAAGTCCTGTTCCACTCTTGGCCAGAGCTGAGAGGTGACATAGAAGGAGTTGTCTGAGCCTAAAAACCAGGCACCTTAGTCACACATGGCCTGGGCAGTGACAGAGACAGTCATCACCCCATGGAGGGGTATGTATGGCCCTCAGAGCTTTGGTTCAAAGCAAAGGTTTCATCTCACCCAAAACTTCAAACTAAGCTCTATCTCTGAGCCTACTAATGCAATAAACTAATGATTAGGAATCTCTATGAAGAATCTCTGATTGGGTGGCAAGGTGCATGTCCCAGCAGGCCACCATCTTGACTCTAGGAAAACAAAAAGGTGCAAATCGTATCAAGTAAATAGTTGCTCAAGTGGAAGATCATTTCCTGGGGAACTTCAGCGGACTAGATGCTACTCACACGGATGAATGCTGGGACTAGACCCAAAAGAGAAAGCCTGGGTCCTGGCATAATCAGTCTTCTTTACACTTACCACATCCTGGCCGCCTTTTCTCTGACCTCCTATCTCTTGAATGACTGAGCACACATTTCCCCGGGGACCAATGTAAACATTATCCAATAGATCTCAGCTTAGAAAAACACAGCTTGTTAAATATTTAGTGTTTAACATTCCAGTGCAGGCAGTATGTTAGCATCAGACTTTCCCTCATTCATGAGTACCAGTTTAGAAAGGAACATACACAGGATATTTGATAAAACTGCACCTGAAAAGACCATCTGGGTGCCAGACAGCTGGCTCTATCCTGCAATCAGCTGATAAACCAGGACCACCACAGGAAAGGCAGAACAGACGGAGCATGAGTTCTCTGTAAATCTGAAGTCATATAACCATCGTTCCCACTTAACCCCTTGGGCCATATCTTGATATGGGAGAACATTTCCACCTGTTGCATCAACCTGTGCTCTCCTTGCTTTGGATGGGGCTCTCTCCGGAGGGCTCAAGAGCCTCCTTAGAGGGGAGAGAGCTTTTTCTTCCAGTCCTAACCTCTGAATATTTCAAAGCACAAGAGGAGTCCACGAACATGCTAGGGATGTTGCTGCCAAAGTAGATCTTACTGTTAGAAGCAATGGCCTGGTACCTTTTGAGCTCCAGATATTCCGGGGTCAATTTGTGCTGTGAGAGGCAAACAAGAGCAAAGGCATCAGAACACTTTGGTGCAATAGTCACTGCTCTCTTTCCTTACACAGATTTTCCCTATTGTTCTCCTGAATATCATTCCTCAACTGTGAATTGCTACCAATGACCCTCTCTCACTTTGAAGGGTGGCTATCACATTGACAGCATTTTTCAGAATGGCATAAAACTACTGCCCCTTTCAGCATAAGGCTCACATCAATGACAAAGCCTTGACACTGTGCCTGGCCAGCTTTTCCCATGACAGATTTGGATCACTGGTTTGGAAACTGAAATTTCTCATCTTGCCTTCATCTTGACCAAATTCCGTTCTGTTTCTATAGAGTTGTGTCCTCCAAtatgttaagtttatttctaaatttacaCTGGATTTCAAAGTACTGACAACTCTTGTTCTGACAAGCTACCGTATCTTCAGACTTCTGAATATAGATTATGTTGTTCCTTCCTAAATGGAAAAAGTTTAAGCCCTGTCTATACCTTAAATCTTGACTCTAACCTTTCAGACTGCATCATATACCTTAGCAATCTCCTTCTCAACTTTTCCTCTGTTCCACTCTACTGTATAATTAATAACCTTATAAACCTTGGTCATATCCTTCCCTATATCCTTCCCTTCTCAGACTACAAGGGGTTCTAGCTgacttttaattaaataattcctACTAACTAGGTCTGTACTCTCTAGAGCTAAACTTACCCCAGTCCCTATACAAAAATTGTTCACCCACACATCGCCCAACTTCCTTTCTCAAATTACCACATATGAAATTCCTCATgactagagtattttttaaatccaacAAACAAGCAGTACTCAACTGGGGGCATtcggaaatgtgtgtgtgtggtggggggtgTGGATTGTTAAAATAATTGGTGAACACTACTGACAGTTTAGCAGCCAAGGGCCAGAATGCATGAGATAGGCCTCAATAATGAAAAAGTATCTCACCCCAAGATGCTAAGAATGTCTGATGAGAAACTCTGCTCTAAACAAGCTTAGCATCTACCCCAAAGGTCTACCTGATCTGGGAAGCAATTTTAAATGAACTTTACTCCTCTCCTGTCACTCCTGTCATTTCAGGAGAAGACCTTTAACTTTCCTGATTATTGAGCCCTTATACAGCAGGACAAATGGATGAATTTATGGCACTTGACCTGGGTTTATATATCTGCTTGCCTTTGTCCTAGCTCCCCACTTTTATAAAGAACTATACAAAGTTCTCTACCCATAGAATGTGCAACATATGTCTTTCCAAGTGACTGGCCAATTCTAGAGGGTGTGATGGTAACTACCCTTCCTTGACACTGGATAAAATCGCCTCCATCGTGTTAGAACCCCCACAGGCGAAAGCAAAAACTTAACCTATATTACTAGGAGAGTGACACAGAGAGCCAGTCACCTTGTTTGAAGTGGCATATTTGTGTGCGGCATAATACTCAGCATCTGCTTTTGCCTTCTCTCGGGCCAGGAACGCAGCATCTAGTAAGCAAAACAGTCAGGGTGTTTAAAACAGAGCAAAGTTGCAATCCATTTCCTCAGCTGGGTAAGAGTTCAGACTCTACCTTAAGTAGAAGCCCCTTTATCCACTGCTTGATATTCCAATCATTCACTTTACTTTAAAGGCATTAAACAACATTTGCAGTTTTCAAATCCCAGTCCCCAGACAACTCCTTCTCAAAGGGGAATACTCTTGTCAATATCAAGTTTAACTCTCAGCCCGTCTGAACCCACTTCATTTTCCACCTTAAGTTGCTCCTTCTTTCCTCCACCCCTCATCACCTAAAGCCTCACACCCCACCCAGGCTCTAGGCTTTAAGTATTAATAATTAAGTCCAGACATGAGAGCTCTGCTCTATTTATTTGCACTGTCTCCAGCCCCTTTAAATCTGATTCAGAATCAGTTAATGTAGAATGATAGGTAGCATCATCATATAAGCAAAAGAGGTTGAATATTTGGTATTCAAGACGGTGAGCTAAGAACATCGACATCCCACTATGTGTAATCAAGAGTTTGGGAGCCTCTACGACAATCAGggcttcttttttccccagctaattgtttggttatttttttggTTGACAGGTAGAAAAGAaactggtggtggtggggtttcTTATCTTGTGTATTCTTTAAAACCGATTACTTTGCCTGAGAACAAATAAGCCCCAACTTAAGGATGGAAAATGAAAGGCTGGGTTTCCCATAGTCACAAACCAAACAAAAGAGCTAGATACAcaatggcaatttaaaaaaaaaattgtctagaaTATCAGGCCAGCTACTTCCTCCAGACCACCCACCATAACCCAGACCCAGTCCCTGAGACAGAGAAGCAGCTCAGGATGGTCAGAGCCTCTTTTCTCCCTGAGGTACCTTCAATTTCAGAAATGcgcttttcagtttctttctccaTCACCTTCTGCTGAAACCGAATTTTTGCCACTTGTGCAATCTTCTCTGCTTCTATAATTATACACAAAACAAGATCTTCAAAAACACTTCTCTAGTTCCAGAGGTACTTAGAAACATGAGCACATAGTCTAACAATTATATAAGGTTTTATGGGCTcattgtttcattgttttatctATTCAGACTATAAacaactcaacagaaaaaagggaatttatttcCTACTTCACTGTTCTATTTTGACAGTGCTTGTTTTGTAGGAAGGAAGAGTACAAAAGGTGACAGTTCCAGTCCTTCATGGGATTAAATGGCAATGGTCCACAAgctaatgggggaaaaaagatactTCATGAACGTTCTCAGAACAAAAACAGAGCAACACAAATGTATGGCAACATAGGACAATTATATAATGtggcaggagaaagaaagaatatggaagataaaaaaaggaagaccttctggaagaaatcttaaagaaaataataaacatgaccTATAAGGACCTGGCAGAAAGTGTAAACAAAAACAAGATATACGAATTAGCATAGCAAGTCGCAGTTGAAGAGGTGATAAAGAGCCAGCTGATAAAAgaagacaacaaaaaaattagagaGAGGGCTGGAAGACCCCTGTTTTGAGTGACAGGCTAAGGAATTTAACTTTAATATATACTCAGGATCAACTGTTAtgtaaccatcagggaaatgatgTGATGAAGGGTTACCAGAGGAGGAGTATTCTGACTACTGtagaagataaaagagaaagcAGGGTAATTCACCTGAGAATGTGAAAACAAGTGTTGGGAGTGAACAAGGTAGCTGCAGCAGGCAATTACAGGCAGGGAAAACAAAACATCCTTAGGAAATCTCTGGCTTAACCAAAGGATTCAGGACCAGGGAAGAAAGACTCTAATTATATTTTCAATACAATCACTGCAATTCTTGAAGAACATTCTCAATTCTCCTTTTCAGCCAAAGACATTGAATTTTAACATATCTTCTCCTTGGCCTCTGGAGGAAATGTATAATGGAAAGAACATTTCCAGGTGGTTTCTTCTTTCCATAAAGCAGGATCCTTTACCAGCTACTCCAGGGCATACTTCCCTATCTCCCCATCAGCATAAAATCAATTTATCACCATACCGTCCTAAAAATAGGCTGTGTTCAGCTGGGCTAAAAATTTAGCTATAAGCAGAAACTCAAGATAAAATTTGAATAGAAAGTCAGGAATCAGGAGCCTGCAGCTAGAACCCAGAGAATGGTGTATCAACATGGGGAACTGATGCAGCAATCCCATTTCACAATGTTCTCTGTTGTGTGGGCATAAACCAATAAAGAGCATGACCAAACCTCTAGTTCTAGAAAAATGGTGGAGTAGGCTAATGAGAAACCCTTCCAACACCTTAAAATGCtagataaaatataacaaaattgttttctaatgTATAATTGAGAtcataagaaagaatgagagatCCTCAAGAGAGACAAGTGAAGAGAGAGCTGAGAGCTTGTATGGTGGCAGCCCTGGCAGTGGTTATTAGACTAGTAAGAGAAAGGTCCTTGGGCTATTGCCCAGCAGGGCCAGGAGATGAAGCCTTGAGATGTTAAAACTGAAATTCCCCTATAAAACCCGAGGACCTGCTAAAGGGCTGCAACTCTACCCACCAGCCCAGTGGCATATCATAGTGAAACTAGAGAATACGCAAAGAtagagaaaattctttttttttttaacagagaaaattcttaaaagtaaaaagaggaggagaagccaaacaaaaacaaaatactactGCCAAAGTGACAAAGAAAAGTAACTTTAGTTGGGCTTAGAACTGTAGGCTAAATTACCAttcaagaatgaaataaaagtatttcaGACTAAGGAAGACTGAATAAATTTTCCAGTCCTTAGCCTTTACTGAAAAAAAGctagcagaaaaaaagaatgaattgtcAGAAGcaatggagaggaaaaaattaCACAACATATTtaaatcaaagtaaaatatttactgtaGGAATCAATGATGATAATAATCAATGGGGGAATAAAAACAACATGAAACTAAAATACTAGGCAACAATAATATGTAAAACTGGAGGACAGTGATAAGAGTTGAAGCATCCTAAGATACTGTTCAAGAAGAGGATGGAAAGAATGATTAGACTCTGTCAAGTCAGGTATGCTTGTTAACATTTTACAGGCAACAACTAGTTACAAATTCTAGAAATAGAATGTAAAACTTCCAatcaagtaaaaggaagaaaataataaagaaaatacaatcaATTCAATACCAagcagaaaagaagggaaaaagaagcatGGTAAATGGCACAAAATTAAATGATACAAACAAGTCCAAATATGGCAGTAaccacaataaatataaaaagactaAACTCACCAGTTAAAAGACAGATTCTCACATTGGATAAGATAACAAAATCCAgctatatgctgtttacaagagacacacCTAAAACATAATGacatagaaaagttgaaagtaaaaggatgtgaaaagacacatcaagaaaataaCTAACCAAGAGAAATCTGTCATAGCTATATTatcatcagacaaaatagaccttaagcCAACAAGCATGTCTGGCTATAAAAGAGGGTTATTACATAACTGGACCAATTCTCCACAGAGATGTAACAATCCAGTTCTGAAACTAAACATTCTTAATGATATAGccccagaatacataaagaaaaaaagttttaagtcaAAAAATTCATGGTCATAGTGTGAGATTTTAACACacctctctcagtaattgatagctCAAGAAGGCAAAGATCAGAAGAATACAGAAGATGTGAACAATACAATTCATAATCCTGACATAACGAATATGCAGAGAAACCTGCATCCAACAAATAGAGAATATACATTCaatcttttcaagcacacatagAACATTTACCAAAAAAGGACCACGTACTGATAATCCACAAAACAAACTTCAACAAATACTTAAGAATCCACATAACAGATCAtattttctgactacaatgcaataacattggaaatcaacaataaaaaggtaGCCCCCGAGAACCaattagaaactgaaaaatatacttttaataattcatgagtcaaagaagaaataatggacatttttttaatgaaaaccaaACACCAATAAATAAACTACATTCAAAACTTGTGGATATACATAAAAGCAgaacttagaagaaaatgtataatCTTACATGTTTCCATTAGAAAAGACTTTTTTAGTCTTTTAGTTTTTACTAAAGAATTTAGTCActcaaaaagttagaaaagaaccagttagtgaaataaataataaaaaataactgtaaataataattgaaaagaaaGTGACTAAAGAATCAACCAAATCAAAATTTAGTTCTCTGAAAAGATGCATAAAACAGACCTCTGATCCAGCAAAACAGAAGGCACAAATAaacaatatcaggaatgaaaagggGCATACAGATTTGGTAGAGGgtttaaaaatcataagagaacTTTACAAATTTATGCCCCCAAATTTGAAGTAACAGATAAAATGGAGAATTTTCTAGAAAGTATaactaccaaaactgacttaaaaaagaaacaaataccttACACACTACAGAAATTAAATCAGTAGGTTAAGTGTTGCCATAAAAATCAAACGAGCATACAAAAAAGCACAAACCCCACTAGACCAAGATGGTTTTTATAATTGAGTTCCACCATACCTACAAAGAGGaactaaaacatattttatacaaaatgctccagaacacagaaaaagaataagTGCTCTCCAACTCATTTTGAGGCTAGTATAACCatgatacaaaaaacaaacaaaaaaaccctcaaaaactTGAGAGtaagaatgtaagaaaaaaaaaaaaagctgaccaTTTATGAAAATAgaagtgaaaatttaaaagaaattattaggGTAAAACTCCTACTTCATGGTCAAGTCAATTTATCCCAGGAAGACAAAATAATTCAGTAAgagaaaatctattaatataattcaccatattaattgctttaaaaagaaaaattatatggtcATCTCGACAGATTTAGAAAAAAACTCTAAAAGTTTTAGCagtcattcatgataaaaacccttggCAAGcgagaaacagaaggaaatgtcATTAACCCGATAAAAGTTAAGTATAGCAAACATCACTGGGACTGTGTATTTAAagttaggaacaagacaagaatgcctgTCACCATCTTTCTTTTCAACACTTCACTGGAAGTCATAGCCTAAAGCAGTAAGGTAAGAACTAAAAGGtgtgggaaagaaaattaaaaaccagaACTGTCCTGATCTGAAGACAATATGATTACTTGGGAAATCCAAGAGACTATTAGAAACAACACCATTTTCGGCAAGAttgctaaatgaaaaaattaacagCATACCTATACAAAAGTAAAAACCAGTTTGAAAATGTGCCTTGATAAAAGAgcctatttataatagcaaaaaatttgaggaatatataggaataaatctCTAACAAAGAGTGTGTAAGaactttgagaagaaaattatGATACTTTTTTGAAAGaccattctttcatttttcattctcataaatggagaaatataaaagatttatAAAACTCAATATCATAAATATTGTAATTCT
This genomic window contains:
- the ERLIN1 gene encoding erlin-1 isoform X4, whose amino-acid sequence is MKLKMCLVEQVFDIVRNYTADYDKTLIFNKIHHELNQFCSAHTLQEVYIELFDQIDENLKQALQKDLNVMAPGLTIQAVRVTKPKIPEAIRRNFELMEAEKTKLLIAAQKQKVVEKEAETERKKAVIEAEKIAQVAKIRFQQKVMEKETEKRISEIEDAAFLAREKAKADAEYYAAHKYATSNKHKLTPEYLELKRYQAIASNSKIYFGSNIPSMFVDSSCALKYSEVRTGRKSSLPSKEALEPSGESPIQSKESTG